The Barnesiella propionica genome has a window encoding:
- a CDS encoding sialate O-acetylesterase → MSRITLNALRKITFSAIMLAGSMMLFARPVLPVLFSDNMILQQRTEAPVWGSAIPGKNVRIWTSWNGNEKIVRCGDDGKWKTTIETPAAGGPYRITVSDGKKLELKNVMVGEVWICSGQSNMEMPLAGWGKVQNFEKEIASAGYPAIRLLQIKKTTAPGPSSEVYATSGGWNECSPETVGNFSAVAYFYARELHRRLNVPVGVIDVTWGGTPAEAWISGDALEYLPEYKKSIERARQAAENPSEAERAYNREMSDWNDRIMSLDKGYAGTDPVWAASGNLSGQWKTMNIPAFMEKTLGDDFDGIVWFRKDVEIPREWLGKDMKLELGPIDDEDICFFNGVEIGRTSGYNVERHYTVPARLLRKGKNVLAVRVCDTGGEGGIYGQPEQLYISNGSERISLAGEWQYGIGLISREFPPRPVSVFSGAGYPSVLYNAMLHPLIPYAMQGVIWYQGEANENRAWQYRDLFPLLIRDWRNRWGRDFPFYFVQLAGFRAPIDEPGESDWAELREAQLKALSLEHTGMAVTIDIGDARDIHPKNKQEVGRRLSLIAMANTYGKPETFSGPLYDKYTIRKDTIEISFIHTGEGLVAKDGVLKGFSVAGTDHHYYWAEAIIRGDKVLVYSDKVPYPVAVRYGWASNPECTLYNKAGLPASPFRTDDWPGVTYGNK, encoded by the coding sequence ATGAGTAGAATAACCTTAAATGCATTGCGTAAAATAACGTTTTCTGCTATTATGCTGGCAGGAAGTATGATGTTGTTTGCAAGACCCGTGCTTCCGGTACTTTTTTCCGATAATATGATTTTGCAGCAAAGGACGGAAGCTCCTGTCTGGGGAAGTGCTATTCCGGGAAAGAATGTGAGAATATGGACCTCCTGGAACGGTAATGAAAAAATTGTGAGGTGTGGTGACGATGGGAAATGGAAAACAACAATAGAGACACCGGCGGCCGGGGGGCCTTACCGGATAACCGTTTCGGACGGGAAAAAACTTGAATTGAAAAATGTAATGGTAGGGGAAGTTTGGATATGTTCCGGCCAGTCCAACATGGAAATGCCCCTGGCTGGTTGGGGGAAGGTTCAGAATTTTGAAAAAGAGATCGCTTCTGCTGGTTATCCTGCTATACGTTTGTTGCAAATTAAGAAAACGACGGCTCCGGGACCTTCGTCCGAAGTGTACGCGACTTCGGGTGGCTGGAATGAATGTTCACCGGAGACAGTCGGTAATTTTTCGGCAGTCGCTTATTTTTATGCGCGGGAATTACACCGCCGGTTGAATGTTCCGGTCGGTGTAATAGATGTTACATGGGGCGGTACGCCTGCTGAAGCATGGATAAGCGGTGATGCATTGGAATATTTGCCGGAATATAAGAAGAGTATCGAACGGGCTCGTCAGGCCGCTGAAAATCCGTCAGAAGCAGAACGAGCTTATAACCGGGAGATGAGCGATTGGAACGATCGGATTATGTCTTTAGATAAAGGTTATGCCGGAACCGATCCGGTATGGGCTGCATCAGGTAATTTGTCCGGACAGTGGAAAACTATGAATATTCCGGCATTCATGGAAAAAACATTGGGTGATGATTTTGACGGGATAGTATGGTTCCGTAAGGATGTGGAAATTCCCCGTGAATGGTTGGGGAAGGACATGAAGCTCGAACTGGGACCGATCGATGATGAAGATATATGTTTCTTTAACGGAGTAGAGATAGGACGGACATCCGGCTATAATGTAGAACGGCACTATACGGTTCCGGCCCGTTTATTGCGAAAAGGAAAGAATGTGCTTGCCGTTAGGGTTTGCGATACGGGAGGGGAAGGTGGTATTTACGGACAGCCTGAACAATTATATATTTCGAATGGGAGCGAACGTATATCGCTTGCCGGAGAATGGCAGTACGGTATAGGCCTTATCAGCCGGGAATTTCCGCCCCGTCCTGTCTCAGTCTTTTCGGGAGCCGGATACCCGTCTGTTTTGTATAATGCTATGTTGCATCCGCTGATCCCTTATGCTATGCAAGGGGTTATATGGTATCAGGGTGAAGCGAATGAAAACAGGGCTTGGCAGTATCGTGACCTCTTTCCGTTGCTTATACGTGACTGGAGAAATCGGTGGGGGCGTGATTTTCCGTTCTATTTCGTTCAGTTAGCCGGATTCAGAGCTCCTATAGATGAACCGGGCGAATCTGACTGGGCTGAATTGAGAGAAGCGCAATTAAAGGCATTGTCGCTGGAACATACAGGAATGGCGGTTACGATAGATATAGGGGATGCAAGAGATATACACCCCAAGAACAAGCAGGAAGTGGGTCGCCGGCTTTCACTGATAGCCATGGCGAATACTTATGGGAAACCGGAAACTTTCTCAGGACCTCTCTATGATAAATATACCATAAGAAAAGACACGATAGAAATTTCATTTATCCATACCGGAGAGGGACTAGTCGCAAAAGACGGAGTATTGAAAGGCTTTTCTGTAGCCGGAACGGATCATCATTATTATTGGGCAGAAGCTATTATCAGGGGAGATAAAGTTTTAGTTTATTCGGATAAAGTTCCTTATCCTGTAGCAGTCCGGTATGGCTGGGCTAGTAACCCGGAATGTACTCTTTATAATAAAGCAGGGCTTCCGGCATCTCCTTTCCGCACCGATGATTGGCCGGGCGTGACTTATGGGAATAAATAA
- a CDS encoding glycosyltransferase gives MRILQINTVCGYGSTGRIAVDIALEAENRGHECYIAYGHGTTTYHRAYQIGTYVERKSHNVLSRLTGRQALYSVRGTKLFIRWIEDLQPDVIHLHNIHGHYLNMEILFEFLKRYDRPVIWTFHDCWPFTGHCAYFDFVSCSKWKEHCNRCPNLKAYPPSLVDSTFQMFSKKKSLFTGLNNMIIVTPSFWLSHKVKESFLSGYETIVINNGIDTNIFKPVPTDELRMNLGLEQKIVLLGVSSEGFIGRKGLNYFVELSKRLGSEYKLILIGADRADRKSLSSDVIAVERTDNINQLVQYYSLADVFINPTLEDNYPTVNLEALSCGTPVLTFDTGGSPESLEKNTGIVISKNDLPELLNAVNSMNSVFKKNFSAICREKAVMNFSKSVFVDKYMQLYKRYN, from the coding sequence ATGCGGATCTTACAAATAAATACCGTGTGTGGTTACGGCAGTACAGGGCGTATTGCAGTGGATATAGCTTTGGAAGCCGAAAATCGGGGACATGAATGTTATATTGCGTATGGGCATGGAACAACGACATATCACCGGGCTTATCAAATAGGCACATATGTAGAAAGGAAAAGCCATAATGTTTTATCCCGGCTGACAGGCCGCCAGGCTTTGTATTCTGTAAGAGGAACGAAGCTATTTATTCGATGGATAGAGGATTTACAACCCGATGTGATACATTTACACAATATTCATGGACATTATTTGAATATGGAAATTCTTTTTGAATTTCTTAAAAGATATGACCGTCCGGTAATATGGACTTTCCATGACTGCTGGCCTTTTACAGGCCATTGCGCTTATTTTGATTTTGTGAGTTGCAGTAAATGGAAAGAGCATTGTAACCGATGTCCTAATTTAAAAGCTTATCCGCCTTCGTTAGTGGACTCTACTTTTCAAATGTTTTCTAAAAAGAAAAGTCTTTTCACTGGTTTGAATAATATGATTATTGTAACTCCGTCTTTCTGGTTGTCCCATAAGGTAAAAGAATCTTTTTTATCAGGATATGAGACGATTGTAATTAATAACGGTATAGATACAAATATATTTAAACCGGTTCCAACCGATGAATTAAGAATGAATTTAGGCTTGGAACAGAAAATTGTATTATTAGGGGTTTCTTCGGAAGGATTTATCGGACGCAAGGGACTGAATTATTTTGTAGAACTAAGCAAACGGCTCGGTTCGGAATATAAACTTATATTAATTGGAGCAGATCGTGCGGATAGAAAATCTCTCTCCTCCGATGTAATAGCCGTTGAAAGGACTGATAACATTAATCAGTTAGTTCAGTATTATTCTTTAGCCGATGTATTTATAAATCCTACATTGGAAGATAATTATCCTACGGTAAATCTGGAAGCGTTGTCTTGTGGTACCCCCGTTTTGACTTTCGATACAGGGGGAAGTCCCGAAAGTCTGGAAAAAAATACAGGGATCGTAATTTCTAAAAATGATTTACCTGAATTGTTGAATGCTGTAAATTCCATGAATTCTGTTTTTAAAAAGAACTTTTCTGCGATTTGCCGCGAAAAAGCAGTAATGAATTTCAGTAAATCCGTTTTTGTAGATAAATACATGCAATTATATAAACGATATAACTAA
- a CDS encoding GH92 family glycosyl hydrolase: MEKILYGLFFVLICWGSPVYGMKLTDYVNPFIGTGAVTGSLSGNNYPGATVPFGMVQLSPDTRVAPDWAQASGYDYNDNTIIGFSHTRLSGTGASDFIDILLMPTVNNRMTEAAEPKEFHNGYQSFFSHQEESARPGYYQVFLKDYKIKAELSATVHVGMHRYTYPFGQEQHVILDLDHSANKASWSRKIINAQIRLVDNYTIEGYRIITGWAKLRKIYFRMELSKPVTTCTLVDGDRRYENMPVINGTCLKAVFDFGKAGKEPLLVKVALSPVSVENARENMRKETLNKSFDDVVAEADNAWEQELGKIYVKGSRLKKEIFYTALYHTMVQPNTMSDVNGEYMAADYSVRTLKNDEKHYSTFSLWDTFRAAHPLYTLMHPRRVTDFVNSMIRQYDYYGYLPVWQLWGQDNYCMIGNHSIPVIADAVLKGIPGIDVNKAYEAVYNSSCISHPNSPFDIWEKYGYMPENLQTQSVSITLEQSYDDWCVARLARKLGKSKDYRRFERRSEFYKNLYDFETNFFRPKNNTGDWIKPFDPYKYGANGGYPFTEGNAWQYYWYVPHQIKTLIELTGGDKAFISKLDEFFTTEHISRELNDNASGFIGQYAHGNEPSHHVAYLYNYAGAPWKTQKYVACILDSLYNNTSAGYAGNDDCGEMSAWYVFSAMGFYPVNPVGGIYVIGTPGVDGSVMTLENGNKFEIKVLRKTPHDIYIQSVTLNGRKYDKTYITHEDILSGGMLEFKMGPEPSDWGKESPLEI, from the coding sequence ATGGAAAAAATATTATATGGGCTTTTCTTCGTGTTAATATGTTGGGGAAGCCCGGTATATGGAATGAAACTGACGGATTATGTAAATCCGTTTATCGGGACGGGTGCGGTAACGGGAAGTCTTTCGGGAAATAATTATCCCGGAGCGACAGTGCCTTTCGGAATGGTTCAGCTGAGCCCGGATACCCGGGTTGCTCCGGACTGGGCACAGGCCTCCGGGTATGATTATAACGACAATACTATTATCGGTTTCAGCCATACCCGGCTAAGCGGAACCGGAGCGTCTGACTTTATAGATATTCTGTTGATGCCTACGGTAAATAACCGGATGACGGAAGCGGCGGAGCCGAAAGAATTCCATAACGGATATCAATCTTTTTTTTCTCATCAGGAAGAGTCGGCCCGTCCCGGATATTATCAGGTATTCCTCAAAGATTACAAAATAAAAGCGGAACTTTCTGCGACCGTTCATGTGGGCATGCATCGCTATACTTATCCTTTCGGACAAGAGCAACACGTTATACTGGACCTTGACCATTCGGCCAATAAAGCCAGTTGGTCGAGAAAAATAATCAATGCCCAGATACGCCTGGTAGATAATTATACGATCGAAGGCTATCGTATAATAACAGGTTGGGCGAAACTCAGGAAAATATATTTTCGTATGGAACTTTCAAAACCGGTAACGACTTGTACGCTTGTCGATGGAGACCGGAGGTATGAAAATATGCCTGTGATAAACGGGACTTGTTTAAAAGCGGTATTTGATTTCGGAAAGGCCGGTAAGGAACCGTTGCTTGTTAAGGTCGCTCTTTCTCCCGTATCGGTGGAAAATGCGCGTGAGAATATGAGGAAGGAAACTTTGAACAAAAGTTTTGACGATGTTGTGGCCGAAGCGGATAATGCATGGGAACAAGAACTGGGAAAGATATATGTAAAGGGTAGCCGGTTAAAAAAAGAAATATTTTATACCGCACTGTATCATACAATGGTACAACCCAATACGATGTCCGATGTGAACGGGGAATACATGGCTGCCGATTATTCGGTAAGGACATTGAAAAACGACGAAAAGCATTACTCTACATTCTCTTTATGGGATACTTTCAGGGCGGCCCATCCTTTATATACGCTGATGCATCCCCGCCGGGTGACGGATTTTGTCAATAGTATGATACGCCAATATGATTATTACGGTTATCTGCCGGTCTGGCAATTATGGGGACAGGATAATTATTGCATGATAGGGAACCATTCCATTCCTGTTATTGCGGATGCTGTGTTGAAAGGCATACCCGGAATCGATGTAAATAAAGCCTATGAGGCTGTTTATAACAGCTCTTGTATTTCACATCCTAATTCTCCGTTCGATATTTGGGAAAAATACGGCTATATGCCTGAGAACTTGCAAACGCAGTCGGTCTCTATTACATTGGAGCAATCGTACGACGATTGGTGTGTTGCCCGTCTGGCCCGGAAATTAGGGAAAAGCAAAGATTACAGGCGTTTTGAAAGACGTTCGGAATTTTATAAAAATCTGTATGATTTTGAAACGAATTTTTTTCGTCCTAAAAATAATACGGGCGATTGGATAAAACCTTTCGATCCCTATAAATATGGTGCGAATGGCGGTTATCCTTTTACCGAAGGAAATGCATGGCAATATTACTGGTACGTTCCTCACCAGATAAAAACACTGATAGAACTGACGGGGGGCGATAAAGCGTTTATCTCCAAGCTGGATGAATTTTTTACCACCGAACATATAAGCAGAGAGCTGAACGATAACGCTTCGGGGTTTATCGGTCAATATGCCCACGGGAATGAGCCCAGCCACCATGTGGCATATTTGTATAATTATGCCGGAGCTCCGTGGAAGACACAAAAATATGTGGCTTGTATTTTGGACAGTCTTTATAATAATACTTCGGCCGGTTATGCAGGGAATGACGATTGCGGGGAAATGTCGGCCTGGTATGTATTCAGCGCTATGGGTTTTTATCCTGTTAATCCTGTAGGCGGAATATATGTGATAGGTACTCCCGGAGTAGACGGAAGCGTGATGACCCTGGAGAACGGAAATAAATTCGAAATAAAAGTTCTGCGTAAAACTCCGCATGATATTTATATACAATCTGTCACACTCAATGGACGGAAATATGATAAGACGTATATCACCCATGAAGACATATTATCGGGAGGAATGCTTGAATTTAAGATGGGGCCGGAACCCTCTGACTGGGGAAAGGAAAGTCCCCTTGAAATATAG
- a CDS encoding beta-mannosidase, whose protein sequence is MKKIMITILCMFLFLLHAGIMKAEVSSRALSAGWTFRQARSEFWYPAAVPGCVHTDLMANRIIEDPFFRLNERGVQWVDKEDWFYQTYFDITDEEQNAVNQILVFKGLDTYADVYLNGKPLLNANNMFREWRCDVKGLLKDKQNHLEVYFHSPVKIDVPKWESLPYQYSTGPDQAENGGLFDKRISIWARKAGYHYGWDWGPRLVTSGIWRPVFLEVWNTARIDNVQLIQKNVTAKKAELSTVVEILSDGNIENARVILTADGKEYAVKNIKLKPGINTVCLDYVIPCPRLWWCNGLGEPYLYKFCTTVEIEGQKADAKLENIGLRSLKLISEKDKYGKSLYFELNGHKVFMKGANLVPCDNFLPRVTDSIYEKTVADARDVNMNMLRVWGGGIYEDDAFYKYCDKYGILVWQDFMFACSTYPADSAFLENVRQEAVYNVKRLRNHPCIAVWCGNNECQDIWFGWGGKKKMYEEQGYADIIWEQFHNLFFGVLPEVVKQYAGGISYRPSSPFAFDDTPSDGINGDDHYWGVWHGREPIGNYNVKRARFFSEYGFQSFPEYESVKIYAPDKRDQYITSEVMMAHQRAGNYANKLIEEYIEKEYRKPADFESFLYVGMILQGDAIKTAIEAHRRDMPYCMGSLFWQHNDCWPVASWSSRDYYGRWKAQHYFAKNAFADILVSPLVADDTVTVHVVSDRLKNEKGTFRLKVMDLKGTQIFEQVSRLTVPANTSEKVFTGSLKKMIGNEQPGDVLLYVEFRTKDKLYRNIGYAVKQKDMNYPKAHISSSVKKVDGGYEITLTSDNFARGVFMSIDGIRNFFEDNYFDILPGESRMVKVNTALTEKEFKEQLKIVSLGDYYGG, encoded by the coding sequence ATGAAAAAGATAATGATTACAATCTTGTGTATGTTCCTGTTTTTGCTTCATGCAGGAATCATGAAAGCAGAGGTGAGTTCCAGGGCGTTATCCGCTGGCTGGACGTTCCGTCAGGCCCGCTCTGAATTCTGGTATCCTGCTGCCGTCCCCGGTTGTGTACATACCGATTTGATGGCAAACAGAATTATAGAAGACCCTTTTTTCAGACTGAATGAGAGGGGAGTTCAATGGGTAGATAAGGAAGACTGGTTTTACCAGACCTATTTTGATATTACGGATGAGGAACAAAATGCAGTGAATCAGATATTGGTATTCAAGGGACTGGATACTTATGCCGATGTATATCTGAATGGAAAACCGTTATTGAACGCGAATAATATGTTCCGTGAATGGCGTTGCGATGTAAAAGGATTGTTAAAGGATAAGCAGAATCATCTTGAAGTCTATTTTCACTCTCCTGTCAAGATAGACGTGCCAAAATGGGAATCTTTACCTTACCAATATTCAACCGGACCTGACCAGGCCGAAAATGGAGGGTTGTTCGATAAACGTATAAGCATATGGGCCAGAAAAGCCGGTTATCATTACGGATGGGATTGGGGACCGCGTCTGGTCACTTCGGGTATCTGGAGACCTGTATTTCTGGAAGTGTGGAATACGGCCCGAATTGATAATGTTCAGTTGATACAAAAAAATGTCACGGCAAAAAAAGCGGAGTTGAGTACGGTAGTAGAAATCCTGTCGGACGGGAATATTGAAAATGCCAGGGTAATTTTGACTGCAGATGGTAAAGAATATGCTGTAAAAAACATAAAACTGAAACCGGGAATAAATACTGTGTGCCTGGATTATGTTATACCTTGTCCCCGTTTATGGTGGTGCAACGGATTGGGGGAGCCCTATTTATATAAGTTCTGTACCACTGTTGAGATAGAAGGTCAAAAAGCCGATGCAAAATTGGAAAATATAGGATTGCGTTCACTTAAACTTATTTCAGAAAAAGATAAATATGGAAAATCTCTTTATTTCGAATTGAACGGACATAAAGTTTTCATGAAAGGAGCCAATCTGGTGCCGTGCGATAATTTTCTGCCCCGGGTGACAGATTCAATATATGAGAAGACCGTTGCCGATGCACGCGATGTGAATATGAACATGCTTCGCGTGTGGGGCGGTGGTATTTATGAAGATGATGCCTTTTATAAATATTGCGATAAATACGGTATTCTGGTATGGCAGGATTTTATGTTTGCCTGTTCCACCTATCCGGCGGATTCCGCTTTTCTTGAAAATGTACGGCAGGAGGCCGTATATAACGTGAAACGATTACGTAACCATCCTTGCATAGCTGTTTGGTGCGGAAATAACGAATGTCAGGATATCTGGTTCGGGTGGGGAGGAAAAAAGAAAATGTATGAAGAGCAGGGATATGCCGATATTATCTGGGAACAATTTCATAATCTCTTTTTCGGAGTATTGCCGGAAGTCGTGAAACAATACGCAGGAGGCATATCGTACAGGCCCTCTTCTCCGTTTGCTTTTGACGACACTCCCAGTGACGGTATAAACGGTGATGACCATTATTGGGGAGTGTGGCACGGCCGGGAACCCATAGGCAACTATAATGTGAAACGTGCCCGTTTTTTCAGTGAATACGGTTTTCAGTCATTTCCCGAATATGAATCGGTAAAGATATATGCTCCGGATAAAAGGGATCAATATATAACGTCGGAAGTGATGATGGCACATCAGCGGGCCGGTAATTATGCTAATAAACTTATCGAAGAGTATATAGAAAAAGAATATAGGAAACCAGCCGATTTCGAATCGTTTTTGTACGTAGGGATGATATTGCAGGGCGACGCCATAAAAACGGCGATAGAAGCTCATAGGCGGGACATGCCTTATTGTATGGGATCGTTGTTCTGGCAGCACAATGATTGCTGGCCGGTAGCTTCATGGTCGAGCCGTGATTATTACGGACGCTGGAAAGCCCAGCATTATTTTGCCAAAAACGCATTTGCGGATATATTGGTTTCTCCTTTGGTGGCGGACGATACGGTTACTGTCCATGTCGTTTCGGACAGGCTGAAAAATGAGAAGGGTACGTTTCGGTTGAAAGTAATGGATTTGAAAGGGACTCAGATTTTTGAGCAGGTCAGTCGTCTTACCGTTCCTGCGAATACTTCGGAGAAAGTATTTACGGGTTCGTTGAAGAAGATGATCGGAAACGAACAACCCGGAGATGTCCTTCTCTATGTTGAATTTAGAACGAAAGATAAGCTGTACCGGAATATAGGTTATGCGGTAAAACAGAAAGATATGAATTATCCTAAAGCTCATATCTCCAGTTCGGTAAAGAAAGTGGACGGAGGTTACGAAATAACGCTTACGAGCGATAATTTTGCCCGGGGAGTCTTTATGTCCATAGATGGCATTCGTAATTTCTTTGAAGATAATTATTTTGATATTCTTCCCGGTGAAAGCCGCATGGTAAAAGTCAATACAGCTTTAACAGAGAAAGAATTTAAAGAACAATTAAAGATCGTTTCATTAGGCGATTATTATGGAGGCTGA
- a CDS encoding UpxY family transcription antiterminator — MAAISDDKYWFAVYTAPRAEKRVKERFDMAGIENYLPIQTVVRQWHDRRKKVDVPVMPGYIFVYIDRSQYKDVLMTYGALAFLREEGTPVAIPDVQIKNLRSMVELSTGMVEFSQEDLSVGTPVEITKGDLLGLVGELVEIKGRHKVAVRIQGLGYALTTLSLSFLKKL; from the coding sequence ATGGCAGCGATTTCTGACGATAAATATTGGTTTGCCGTGTATACGGCTCCGAGAGCCGAGAAGAGAGTAAAAGAGCGGTTTGATATGGCGGGTATTGAAAACTATTTGCCTATACAGACCGTTGTAAGGCAGTGGCATGACCGTCGTAAGAAAGTAGATGTACCTGTTATGCCCGGATATATTTTTGTATATATTGACAGAAGTCAATATAAGGATGTCCTGATGACGTATGGGGCGCTTGCCTTTCTTCGGGAAGAGGGAACACCGGTCGCTATTCCCGACGTACAAATAAAAAATCTTCGCAGTATGGTCGAGCTGAGTACCGGTATGGTGGAATTCAGCCAGGAAGATCTCTCGGTAGGAACTCCGGTGGAAATTACGAAGGGTGATTTGCTCGGACTGGTCGGGGAGTTGGTGGAGATTAAAGGTAGACATAAAGTAGCTGTCCGTATTCAGGGACTGGGTTATGCACTTACTACGCTAAGCCTTAGTTTCTTGAAAAAACTGTAA
- a CDS encoding glycoside hydrolase family 97 protein, translated as MKKSGMPVVCLWVVAVLSGLVMPGLEAANTYRLYSPDRKLELTVTLGTDVKYQLKYSKKQIVEPSEIGMSLADGSQWGINPVVIGESERTVDEKVFPVCGKFSSVRDNFRELKLQMKDGYSLYFRIYNEGMAYRFEGNRLVSDSVTVLNETATFRLANDPGVILGETQNFTAWELSNVVYNSVSEIKQDTYGITPTVFSDKKQGLTVVVAESDLNDYPGMYLRKDNGIMNGFWAKSPKEIVMGSWGNFVTVVKDRYDYLARTAGNNQYPWRVVIVTDDDRELLTNEMIYLLAKPNQLADTSWIRPGKATWEWWHCAILENAPFESGHKKLSTRLYKYYIDFAAENKLEYLLIDAGWSNLFRPNELNPNVDVKEIIRYGKEKNVGVWLWTVASTLIHHPHKYLDSISEWGAAGVKIDFFDRDDNLIIREYENLAKACADRKLLVDFHGCSKPTGLHRAYPNILNYEATRCAECHKWDTSSNPDYRMQFIFGRMLAGGLDYTPGAMRNATRENFKPIDPGLPFGLGTRCQELAMYVVFDSQFTMLSDSPDEYRKYPDILKYLSAVPVSFDDTRALSAKVGEYALMAKRKGADWYVGGMTNWTSRDMTVDFSFLPQGQQYVAEIYKDGKDAGTNANSYVYETLTVDSGTKMNVWLAPGGGIAMRLSPASRSGK; from the coding sequence ATGAAAAAGTCGGGAATGCCGGTGGTATGTTTATGGGTTGTAGCTGTTCTTTCAGGCTTGGTAATGCCGGGCCTGGAAGCGGCGAATACCTATAGATTGTATTCGCCAGATCGGAAACTGGAACTAACGGTAACATTGGGTACCGATGTAAAATACCAGTTAAAGTACAGTAAGAAACAAATAGTAGAACCGTCGGAAATAGGAATGAGCCTTGCGGATGGTTCGCAATGGGGTATAAATCCCGTAGTAATAGGTGAATCCGAAAGAACGGTTGATGAAAAAGTCTTTCCGGTTTGTGGCAAATTTTCCTCTGTCCGGGATAATTTTAGAGAACTCAAATTACAGATGAAAGACGGATATAGTCTTTATTTCCGTATATATAATGAAGGCATGGCTTATCGTTTCGAAGGAAACAGACTGGTCTCCGATTCTGTAACGGTATTGAATGAAACCGCCACGTTTCGTTTGGCAAATGACCCCGGTGTGATATTGGGTGAAACACAGAATTTTACCGCATGGGAATTAAGCAATGTGGTGTATAATTCTGTTTCGGAAATCAAACAGGATACCTATGGTATTACTCCTACGGTATTTAGTGATAAAAAGCAGGGATTAACGGTGGTTGTCGCCGAGTCCGACCTGAATGACTATCCCGGTATGTATCTTCGTAAAGATAACGGGATTATGAACGGTTTCTGGGCTAAATCCCCTAAAGAGATCGTAATGGGCAGCTGGGGAAATTTCGTAACGGTGGTAAAGGACCGTTATGATTATCTGGCCCGTACCGCAGGGAATAACCAGTATCCCTGGCGGGTAGTGATCGTAACGGACGATGACAGGGAATTGCTGACAAATGAAATGATATATTTGTTAGCGAAACCTAATCAGCTGGCCGATACATCCTGGATTCGTCCGGGTAAAGCGACATGGGAATGGTGGCATTGTGCGATTTTGGAAAATGCACCGTTTGAATCGGGACATAAAAAACTTTCCACCCGGTTGTATAAATACTATATTGATTTTGCTGCGGAAAACAAACTGGAATATTTATTGATAGATGCGGGATGGTCCAATTTGTTCCGGCCGAATGAGCTGAACCCGAATGTAGATGTAAAAGAGATTATACGTTACGGAAAAGAAAAGAATGTAGGAGTATGGTTGTGGACGGTGGCTTCTACTTTGATACATCATCCTCATAAATATCTCGATTCAATAAGCGAATGGGGAGCTGCAGGTGTAAAAATAGACTTTTTCGACCGGGATGATAATTTAATAATCAGGGAATATGAAAACCTGGCGAAAGCGTGTGCGGATCGCAAACTTTTGGTGGATTTTCACGGTTGCAGCAAGCCTACCGGTTTACATCGTGCTTATCCGAATATATTAAATTATGAGGCTACACGGTGTGCCGAATGCCATAAGTGGGATACATCCTCCAATCCCGATTATCGCATGCAGTTTATTTTCGGCCGTATGTTGGCCGGTGGTTTGGATTATACACCGGGTGCGATGAGGAATGCGACCCGCGAGAATTTTAAACCGATAGATCCGGGATTGCCGTTCGGTTTGGGAACCCGTTGTCAGGAATTAGCAATGTATGTCGTATTTGACAGCCAGTTTACGATGTTGAGCGATTCACCCGATGAATATCGTAAATATCCCGATATCCTGAAATATTTGTCGGCTGTACCCGTTTCTTTTGATGATACCCGGGCTTTGTCTGCCAAAGTGGGAGAATATGCCTTGATGGCGAAAAGAAAAGGAGCTGATTGGTATGTGGGCGGAATGACGAACTGGACTTCCCGGGATATGACAGTCGATTTTTCATTCTTACCTCAGGGGCAGCAGTATGTGGCCGAAATCTATAAAGATGGAAAAGATGCCGGTACGAATGCCAATTCTTATGTATATGAAACTCTTACGGTAGATTCCGGAACAAAGATGAATGTCTGGCTGGCTCCCGGAGGAGGAATAGCTATGCGCCTTAGTCCTGCTTCTCGGTCAGGAAAATAA